One Cryptomeria japonica chromosome 9, Sugi_1.0, whole genome shotgun sequence genomic window carries:
- the LOC131064345 gene encoding putative L-type lectin-domain containing receptor kinase I.4: MSSIAKIMMIFLTIQWTLIPFAEAHKVQFNFPSSDDVIQVLLIATKSEQGIELTNSKYGQNLTWSMGWASYGRPVDIWSKSSGALASFQYYFQLVLYNGTDTIMYYYADGLAFFMAPWESQPPQKGSGMLLGLFNSTTNGKSSTQKVAVEFDTFKNAINDEFYGVNAHDPDDNHVGIDINSIISVRNISLSERLNSGKTWEVWIDYDGQLKDLKVFMAHNRSDFTSPRPQHPTLAYSLNLSDFLPEKVKIGFSASTGLSKQRHNIICHYEELSRATAGFREHLILGQGGFGRVYKGSLENGEIMAVKRIYQNSEEGLRQYESEIAMIDNLSHPNLVPLLGCCHDKNTSELLLVYQYMSNGSLDKYLFAGEARIRALSWNERFSIVRDLASALLHLHEESNPRVLHRDIKSSNIMLDHNFVARLGDFGLARLMEHDNTSRYTKPGGTTGYIAPEYLQTLRASSESNVFSFAAVALEIACGRPAFDRDLTFCNMSLINWVWSQHEMGHILDAADKLLDKERDGVQIERLMLVGLWCSVHDYRQRPRMQVVLEALKFEAEVPILPCRIPGEPH; encoded by the exons ATGTCTTCTATAGCAAAAATCATGATGATCTTTCTGACAATTCAATGGACTCTTATACCATTTGCAGAAGCCCATAAAGTTCagttcaatttcccttcctctgatGATGTTATTCAAGTACTTCTAATTGCTACGAAGTCTGAACAGGGGATCGAACTGACAAATAGCAAGTATGGTCAAAATTTAACTTGGAGCATGGGTTGGGCCTCTTACGGAAGACCAGTTGATATATGGAGTAAATCTTCTGGGGCCCTTGCGAGCTTTCAATACTACTTTCAGCTCGTACTATACAATGGAACAGATACCATAATGTACTATTATGCTGATGGTCTTGCATTCTTCATGGCTCCTTGGGAATCCCAACCTCCACAAAAGGGATCAGGTATGTTGCTTGGACTGTTCAACAGTACAACTAATGGTAAATCATCAACCCAAAAAGTTGCTGTTGAATTTGATACATTCAAGAACGCAATAAATGATGAATTCTATGGCGTCAATGCGCATGATCCGGATGATAATCATGTGGGGATAGATATCAATAGTATCATTTCTGTAAGGAATATTTCTTTGTCTGAGAGGCTTAACAGTGGAAAAACTTGGGAAGTTTGGATAGATTATGATGGACAACTTAAGGATCTCAAGGTCTTTATGGCTCATAACAGATCAGACTTCACTTCTCCTCGTCCTCAACATCCAACGCTTGCCTACTCTCTAAATCTCTCAGATTTTCTTCCTGAAAAGGTCAAAATCGGTTTCTCTGCTTCAACAGGGCTTTCCAAACAGAGGCACAATATTATCTGCCA TTATGAAGAGCTAAGTAGAGCGACTGCTGGCTTTAGAGAGCATTTAATACTCGGACAGGGGGGATTCGGAAGGGTTTACAAAGGAAGTCTAGAGAATGGAGAAATAATGGCGGTGAAGAGAATTTATCAGAACTCTGAGGAGGGGCTTAGACAATACGAATCAGAAATTGCAATGATTGACAACTTGTCTCATCCAAATTTGGTTCCCCTTCTGGGATGTTGCCACGACAAAAACACTAGTGAACTTCTTCTGGTTTACCAGTATATGTCCAATGGCAGTCTGGACAAATATTTGTTTGCAGGAGAAGCTCGGATTCGAGCTCTGAGTTGGAATGAGAGATTCAGTATAGTCCGCGACTTAGCTTCGGCTCTTCTCCATCTCCATGAGGAATCAAACCCCCGGGTTCTGCACAGAGACATCAAATCTAGCAATATAATGTTGGACCACAACTTTGTGGCACGGCTTGGAGACTTTGGTTTGGCTCGCTTGATGGAGCATGATAATACCTCTCGCTATACAAAACCTGGTGGCACCACGGGCTATATCGCACCAGAGTACCTTCAAACATTGAGGGCCAGCTCGGAATCGAATGTCTTCAGCTTTGCTGCCGTGGCTTTAGAAATTGCCTGTGGAAGACCTGCGTTTGATAGAGATCTTACGTTTTGTAATATGAGTTTGATCAACTGGGTTTGGAGTCAGCATGAAATGGGACACATACTTGATGCAGCTGATAAATTGCTTGATAAGGAAAGAGATGGGGTTCAAATTGAAAGGTTGATGCTGGTTGGATTGTGGTGCTCCGTCCATGATTATAGACAGAGACCAAGAATGCAGGTAGTTCTGGAAGCCTTAAAATTTGAAGCTGAAGTGCCTATTCTCCCATGCAGAATACCTGGAGAACCTCATTGA